The Misgurnus anguillicaudatus chromosome 21, ASM2758022v2, whole genome shotgun sequence genome includes a window with the following:
- the LOC141353258 gene encoding uncharacterized protein, which yields MDGSKATDMDMAGGTHMANDTGLAKGICKENDTGLDKQLRVRNGKKQDERQKFVERKYLKEATVILNVENVMDLKAEDIIMAVTEKCGHGKILALRPRQGKEFELTMEKEELCDKLMDGLTIKGVDCEVKSLQNRDYVVSFMHLPAYLEDEEILLKLERWGVDPMSKIKRRCYPGTDIEDGTRFLKVRFPKEVASLPYSTKLETEEGPQYFRVMHSHQVKTCRMCMSPDHLLKDCPNFLCYKCEERGHFARDCNAVRCPECQVVLNKCECWMEGEEGGRKEQETGQVHEGNNKDEGQTDEKQEEEVSQRKEMEDRMNNKEEGERENENAENREQAMEQDTQWTELETPDNISLDDEERDGQEMTDQDKDTDSEEGIKMDNMDKDGKEKRQIRRRAMKVKPNLKSARKKFTTRYDVLRAFEGESGENDV from the coding sequence aTGGATGGATCAAAGGCAACAGATATGGATATGGCAGGAGGAACACACATGGCAAACGACACTGGACTGGCTAAGGGAATATGTAAGGAAAATGATACTGGACTGGATAAACAATTACGAGTAAGGAACGGAAAGAAACAAGATGAAAGACAAAAGTTTGTTGAAAGAAAATACCTAAAGGAAGctacagtgattttaaatgtggagaATGTGATggatttgaaagctgaggacaTTATTATGGCTGTAACAGAAAAATGTGGACATGGCAAAATTTTAGCTCTAAGACCAAGACAAGGGAAAGAATTTGAACTAACAATGGAAAAAGAAGAATTGTGTGATAAACTAATGGATGGACTAACAATCAAAGGAGTGGACTGTGAAGTTAAAAGTTTGCAAAATAGAGATTATGTGGTTTCCTTCATGCACCTGCCTGCCTACCTGGAAGATGAagaaattttattaaaattagagAGATGGGGAGTTGATCCCATGAGTAAAATTAAAAGACGATGCTACCCGGGCACTGATATTGAAGATGGAACAAGGTTCCTAAAAGTGAGGTTTCCCAAGGAGGTGGCATCCTTGCCATATAGCACAAAGCTGGAGACCGAAGAAGGGCCACAGTACTTCCGGGTGATGCACAGCCATCAAGTGAAAACTTGTAGGATGTGCATGAGCCCGGATCACCTACTGAAAGATTGCCCAAACTTCTTGTGCTATAAATGTGAGGAAAGGGGACATTTTGCAAGGGATTGCAATGCTGTCAGGTGCCCGGAGTGTCAGGtagttttaaataaatgtgaatgttGGATGGAGGGAGAGGAAGGAGGAAGGAAAGAACAGGAGACAGGACAGGTGCATGAAGGAAACAATAAAGATGAAGGACAAACGGATGAAAAACAAGAGGAAGAGGTAAGCCAGCGAAAAGAAATGGAAGACAGAATGAACAACAAAGAGGAGGGGGAAAGAGAAAATGAGAATGCTGAAAATAGGGAACAAGCAATGGAGCAGGACACTCAATGGACAGAATTGGAGACACCGGACAATATTTCTTTGGATGATGAAGAGAGAGATGGACAAGAAATGACAGATCAAGACAAAGACACTGATAGTGAAGAAGGAATAAAGATGGATAACATGGACAAAGATGGCAAGGAGAAAAGACAAATAAGAAGAAGAGCAATGAAGGTAAAACCGAACTTGAAAAGTGCAAGAAAAAAATTTACAACAAGATATGATGTGTTAAGGGCTTTTGAGGGAGAAAGTGGTGAAAATGATGtttaa